GGCCCGACAACAGACACCAACATTTTATCAAAGTTGATGTATTTTTTCGCCACCCGTATTACGTCTTTGGCCGTTACTTCTTCAAATTTGGCAATGACTTCCTCGGGCGCCATGAGCTTTTCATGGATTATTTCCATCCGCATCAGCGATTCTGCCAAATTTTCCGAATCTTCCATTCCGATCGATATCGCACTTTTCATAAGTTCTTTAGCGCGCTTTATTTCCTCGTCTTTTGGGCCATCTTTGACAATTTTCCGGTATTCATTGATTATCGCCCTGGATGCTTTCTCGATATTTTCATGCGCAACATTGGCAAGGGTAACCAGCGACCCAGCATCGGAGTATGCGATGTGCTCAGTCTCAGCTGCATATGCCAGACCTAGTTTTTCTCTTACTTCAACAAACATTCTGGAGCTGGATGATCCGCCCAATATTTCCGCCAAGATTTTAAACGCATATCTATCTTCCAAATCCCTGAGTCCAGGACCGGCAAAACCGATTATTAAATTCGTTTGCTCTGTTTTTCTTTGCCCGGAAACCTCTCTTGCAACATCAAGTGTACCCGATGTAATAATTTCAGATTTTTTGCCACTTTTCGCTGTAAAATACTTTTCAGCCTCACAGACAACTTTTTCTTCTGTAAGATTGCCAAGGTTACCGCATATGACGACCACAATATTCTCGGCAATGTAATGATCCTGCTCAAATTCCAATAGCTCTTCGTGTTTGATTTTTCGCACAGATTCAACGGTGCCTGCAATTCTTCGTCCAAGTGATTTTTCTGTAAAAATATTTTCTTCGAAAAGTTCAATCACTTCTTCCATTGGTCTATCTTTGTGCATCTTGATATCTTCGATCACAACGTTTTTTTCGCGGTTAAACTCTTCTTTGGAATTTATCGGATTGATCAAATTATCTGAGAGGTAATCAAGGACCTCAACCAAGTGATCGGAAGATATTTTGACATGATAAGCCGTAAGCTCCTTATCGGTATAAGCGTTATAAATGCCGCCGATATCGTTGATAAAGTCGTTCACCTTAGAAGGAGTGGGGCGTTTTTTCGATCCCTTGAAGCTCATGTGCTCAATAAAATGGGAAACTCCCGACAAATTCTCCGGTTCATACCGGCTGCCGACAGCAACGCCAACCATCACCGCCACCGCATTTGTTTCTTCCCGTGGGGCAATAATCAGCCGAACTCCATTTTTGAGCGTGTATTTCTTGAACAATTTATTTCTTCGAATTATTTATGCTTGGCAGATCTGATAGAGCAATAATATCCAATGCAATTTCTTCGTAAGGATGATTTTCCTTAATGACTTCTAGCGCTTTTTCAATGTCAGATTTAGGACAGATGAATTCCAGTTTCACCTCTTCGGCTTCCTCAATTTTTCCAACTTCACCAATCGCCGGATCTGCGCCTTTGAGGGGCCGAAAATATCCTTTGCCCTCTGATATGAATGAACAATAATCATAATTGCCCATTTTGCCAATACCGGCTTTGCCGAGAGCAAGTCGTAATTGTTCAATGTGATTTTTTGGCACGAAAACATAGATTTTAACAAATTGATTCATGACCTATCTCCTCTTACGGAAAGCTCCGCCCGAAAAGTCCCTACGGGGCATTTCCCGACTCCTTCCCG
This DNA window, taken from Patescibacteria group bacterium, encodes the following:
- a CDS encoding pitrilysin family protein, with protein sequence MFKKYTLKNGVRLIIAPREETNAVAVMVGVAVGSRYEPENLSGVSHFIEHMSFKGSKKRPTPSKVNDFINDIGGIYNAYTDKELTAYHVKISSDHLVEVLDYLSDNLINPINSKEEFNREKNVVIEDIKMHKDRPMEEVIELFEENIFTEKSLGRRIAGTVESVRKIKHEELLEFEQDHYIAENIVVVICGNLGNLTEEKVVCEAEKYFTAKSGKKSEIITSGTLDVAREVSGQRKTEQTNLIIGFAGPGLRDLEDRYAFKILAEILGGSSSSRMFVEVREKLGLAYAAETEHIAYSDAGSLVTLANVAHENIEKASRAIINEYRKIVKDGPKDEEIKRAKELMKSAISIGMEDSENLAESLMRMEIIHEKLMAPEEVIAKFEEVTAKDVIRVAKKYINFDKMLVSVVGPFLDDKKLKKILNG
- a CDS encoding YqfO family protein, with amino-acid sequence MNQFVKIYVFVPKNHIEQLRLALGKAGIGKMGNYDYCSFISEGKGYFRPLKGADPAIGEVGKIEEAEEVKLEFICPKSDIEKALEVIKENHPYEEIALDIIALSDLPSINNSKK